The uncultured Paludibaculum sp. sequence GACCAGAGAGTTCGCGATAGGTCACCAGCGTCTCCGGAGTGCCCTCGGGTCCCAACCGGTCTCCCAAATGCGCCAGGTCGTCCAACCGGTCCAGCAACACCCAAGGCCGGAACCGGACCTGCTCCCGCACCAGTTCGCCCGTCGCCGCAATCCGTCGCCACACCACGGCTCGTCCGTCGCTCTCGGCCCAGACCGACACAATGCCAGGCGTCGGATCCCAGCCCCACAGCCATTCGTCCTCCGCGCGGCGTTGGCCGACGCTGCCTGGTGCCGACTCGTTTTGCATGGGAACTGGACCGCTCATGGAATGCCCGGCGCAGCCGCCTGGCCTATTTTACCTGGTAGGCGGGACCTGCCCGACGCGCGCTGATAGGATATCGCTATGCGCGGTGAAATCGGCTCCTCGGATTCCGCCACAACCATCACGTGGCTCTCCGGCAGGATCCTGACTTTCTTCGACAAACTGGTCCTCCCCGTCATCTGGTTCGGATGTCTCACCTGTGTGCCGCTCTGGGTCTATCTGCAAACGGGCCACATCTCGATCTCCCGCGAGTTCTACTTCATTGTGGCCTTCACGATCGTGGTTACCGTTCTTCTGGCCTGGTTCACCGTCCGGCTGCAGTTAGTGGGCTACCTTGGCCAGGAGTTGGTCATTGCAAACTACTGGCGCGAGGCCCGAATTCCCTTCGAACTGGTGGACGCGGTCGAGTCCGTGTGGTGGTACAAAGGGCGCCTGGTACGCATTCGTTTCCGCACCGCCACTCCATTTGGTGAAGTAGTCTACTACCTGCCCAAATGGGCGCCACTTCGAACGATGTTTTCGCACCCGGAAGAAGACCTGCGGGCGGTCCTGCGAGCCACAGACTGAGCCATCGTCCCTAAGCCGACTCCGGAAACACCATATCCTGGCTGTGCCACCCATTCGCGTCGCAGTACTCCCGGAAGAGGCTGCCGTAGCTCTTCAAAATGTACTGCTCCGGCGAGAACCCCATCTTCACCGCCGTCTCGTCAATCCACTCCGAAGGCCCCTCCAACTCCAGAAAGACGCCGATGGGGGTCTCGTCGAGCACGGCCAGACCAGGCTCGCCCTCTCGCTGGAAGGTCGTCCGATACTTCTCATATCGAAAAGTGGAGGCATACCCGAGCCCATTGAGGATCCCCAGCATGGCCGCACGGTCCGCCACGCAAGTCTCCACCTCGGGCCGGGTCTTGTGCCGGCCGGGCTCAGGCGGCCCCTTGAACGTCAGAATCGTCTCATTCCGAAACTCGCGCAGCCGCAGCAGGCGCCGCGAGTGCAGCAAGTCACCACCCGCGTTATCCAGCAGCACGTTGCTCTCGAACGCGCGCTCATGCAGCGGCGCAAAGCCGGCCCGGTCAAGCGTCTGCAGTGCGGCCTCGGCGGACGAGACCGCCAGCTTAACCTCGATCTCGCGGGGCAGGTCCGGGCCGTGTGATGGTTGGTGCATTCCCTTCAGTATGCCCTTGCTTGTGAATCACATTCATCGCCACGCTGAGCATCGAGGCCACGTCGCCCAGATTGGAGGGCACCACGATGGTGGAACTAGCCTTGGCGATCCGCCCAAACTCCGTAACGTACTGCTCGGCTACCCGCAATTGCACCGCTTCGAATCCACCTGGCTCGTTGATGGCTTGAGCCACTCGCCGCAACCCTTCCGCCGTGGCGCTGGCGATGGAGAGAATCGCCGACGCCTGGCCCTCGGCCTCGTTGATCTGTTGCTGCTTGCGTGCCTCCGAGGCCTTGATCACCTTCTGCTTCTCGCCTTCGGCCGTATTGATGTTGGCGTCGCGATCGGCTTCGGAGTTCAGAATCGTCGCGCGCTTCTCGCGCTCGGCCCGCATCTGCTTCTCCATCGCCGAGAGGATATCCTGCGGCGGGTTGATGCTCTTGATCTCGTACCGCAGCACCTTCACGCCCCACGGCTCGGTCGCTTTGTCCAACTCGCTGACGACCAGTGCGTTGATGTTCGAGCGCTCCTCGAACGTCCGGTCCAGATCGATCTTTCCGATCTCCGAACGTAGCGTTGTTTGCGCCAGTTGCCGGATCGCGAAGCCGAAGTCGGAGATGCCATACGACGCCCGCTCCGGGTTTAGAACCTTCAGATAAAGGATTCCATCCACCGCCACCTGCACGTTGTCCCGAGTGATACACACCTGCTCGGGAATATCAATCGCCTGCTCTTTCAACGAGTGCCGGTAGCGAATGACATCCACAAAGGGCGTCAGGATATGAAAGCCAGCCTGCAGCGTACCCGCATACTTGCCCAGCCTCTCCACAACGAATGCCGACTGCTGAGGAACGACAATCGCCGTTTTGGCGAGAATCGTGATGACTAAAAGGATCAGAACCAGGACGACCAGTAAACCGCCTATTTCCATGTTCTCCTCCAAACTTCGCTAAAGACTGCGCACTTCCAGCGTCAAACCGTCCACTCGTTCCACACGGCAGCGAGTGGACTTCGGAATCGGCGCGTCGCTGACATTTCGGGCGTTCCACGACGTCCCGCGCAACTCAACCTTGCCCATGCCATGCACAGGGATCTCCTCCATCGCGGAGGCAATCTCAGTGGTCAGGTTGTCGACATCGGATACCGGCGTCAGCTTGCGGAATCGGGCCAGCAGCGGCTTGCGGAAGAACAACAATCCGGCGACCGAAGCCGCAACGAACAGCAGTCCCTCCGCCGCCAGGCCGAAATCGTAGCCGAGCATTTTCACCAGGCCCACCAGCAGGGCTCCGGCTCCAAAGAAAATCAGATAGAATCCGCCAGGCGTAAGAATTTCGCCGGCCAGCAGGACGAGGCCGGTCACCAGCCAAAGCCACCAAGCCATCGAATAACTCCCCATACGGAAGGGATCTCCTTCGTGTGCAGATCATAACGCATCGGGACGATGAGCGTGAGGCGCCTCGCGGAGATAAGATAGTTGTGGAATCTAACCCCCTTCGAGGTACGTACCCCATGTCTAACGAAAATACAAACCGCCGGCAGTTCGTGGCCGGAGCGGCAGCTCTGACGCTGGCCTCCAATGCAATGGCCAAGTCGGCCGCCGCGAACAAAATGGCACCCGCCCGTGTGATCGGCGCGAACGACAAAATTAACGTGGCCGTCATCGGCGTCGGTGGACGTGGTGCGTACGTTGCCGACAAGTTCGACAAATACGCCCAGACCGTCAAGCCTGGCGCCTGCCAGATCGTCGGCGTCTGCGACACCTACCAGAAGCGCGTCACCGCCGCTAAGGACCGCTTCAAGTGCAAGGGCACGCTCGACTACCGCGAACTGATCTCCGATCCCGGCGTCGACGCAGTGATCGTCGCCACCCCGGACCACTGGCACGCCCCCATCGCCCTCGCGGCCATGGACAACGGCAAGGACGTCTACCTCGAAAAGCCCATGTGCCACACCGTGGACGAGGTCAAGCAGTTGATGGCCACGGTCAAGGAAACTGGCCGCGTCCTGCAGGTTGGCTCGCAGACCACTTCGGCCGACCAGTGGTGGAAGGCGCGCAAGGCCATCGAAGAAGGCCGCATCGGCAAGATGATCATGAGCCAGGGTAGCTACCATCGCAACTCCACCGAGGGCGAATGGAACTGGAAGATTGATCCTGCCGCCGGCCCCGAAGGCAAAGGTGAGGACTTCATCGACTGGAAGATGTGGCTCGGAAAGGCGCCCAAGCGCTCGTTCGATGCCGATCGCTTCTTCCGCTTCCGCAAGTACTGGGATTACTCCGGCGGCATCGCCACCGACCTGTTCTTCCACGTCATGGCGCCCATGAACATCTGCTGGAGCGAGGCCCAGTTCCCCGTGAAGGTCTCCGGCAGCGGCGGCATCTACCAGTTCAAGGATGAGCGCGAAGTGCCCGATACGTTCCACTTCATGGCCGAATACGCCAAGGGCTTCTCCGTCGTGCTCACCAGCTCGATGGCCAACTCCCAGCACATCCCCGGCCTCATCCGCGGCCACGAAGGAACCATCATCATGGTGGAGCACGGCATGTTCGAAAGCTCGACGCCTTTCATCACCGTCAAGCCCGAAAAGCGCGTGATGAGCGCCGACTACAAGTCCAAGTTCGGCGAAGAAGTCGTCAAGATCGACGTCGAGCAGAAGGACATCATGTTCGAACACATCGGCAACTTCCTGGATTGCGTTCACAGCCGCCAGAAGCCGACCCTCAACGTCGAGACCGCCGGCCACGCTCAGGTCGTCATCACGATGGCCGTACAGAGCTATCGCCAGGGCAAGGTCCTCTACTTCGACGAGAAGAACTTCAAGATCGTCGACAAGCCCGTCAAGGCGTAACTCTTCATCCAGTCCGAAACTCGAGGGCCGGGGCCGCAAGCTCCGGCCCTTCGTGTTTCCGGGCCCGCCATTTGTTTACACCGGCCGCGCTTGACGAATCCGGGCATTTCGGGCCACACTACCATCGACAGTCGATAGGAACGACCATCGATGGGAAAGAAGCCCGCACCCCCGCCAGACCTCGTGCCCGGCACGCTGGAAATGCTCATCCTGAAGACCCTCACCCACGGGCCCATGCACGGCTACGGCATCGCCCAAAGGCTGGAGCAGCTCTCCGAAGGCGTCCTCCAGGTCGGCGAAGGCTCCCTCTACCCCGCCCTTCAGCGCCTGCTGCTGAACGAATGGGCCGAAGCCGAATGGGCCGTCACGGAGAACAACCGCCGCGCCCGCTACTATCGCATCACCGCCGCCGGCCGCCGCCGGCTCGCGCAGGAGCGTGCCGGCTACGACCGCATGAGCGTCGCCATCGCCCGCATCATGGAGGCCGTCTAAACCATGTGCCGCCTCTGGAAACGCCTTCAATGGCTCCGCCACCGCAAGCAGTTCGATGCCGACCTCGCCGAGGAACTCGAGTTCCACCGCCAGCTCAAGCAGGATGAACTCCAGGCCTCCGGCCTCACGGAAAACGAAAGCCGCTACGCCGCTCAACGGCGCATGGGCAACCTGGCGCTCGCCGCCGAGGACGCCCGCGGCATCTGGCTCTGGCACAGCCTGGAAACCCTCTGGCAGGATTTCACCTACGGCCTGCGCGGACTCGCCCGCCACCGCGGCTTTACCCTCACCGCCGTCCTCACCCTCGCCCTCGGCATTGGCGTCAACACCAGCCTCTTCACCGGCTTCAACGCGATGGTCTTTCGATCCTGGGACGTCCGCGATCCAGGCCGCGTGGCAGGAGTCTTTACGGTGCACAAGACACCTTCGGGCGAAATCCGGTATCGCGGCATGTCCTACCCGGAATTCACGATCCTGCGTGACCAGACGAAGCAAATGGCGGGGCTGGTAGCGCTAAGCAACGGCGGCCCGCAGATGCGGACCGACCCCGGAGCCTCTTCGCGCCTCAGCATCAACTACGTCTCAGGCGACTACTTCCAGGTGCTCGGCATCGATGCTGCCTGGGGCCGTACCTTCACGCGGGAAGAAGACCAACTCGCCGATCCCAGTGCCGTCCTGGTGCTCAGCCATGCGGTCTGGGTGAGCCAGTTTGGTTCGGATCGCTCAATCGTCGGCCGGACAATCTCGCTCAACTACAAACCGTTCGTCGTGCTGGGAGTCCTCCCGGAAAACTTCAAAGGCACCGACATGGTCGGCCCAGACCTCTGGACGCCTTTGGCAGCCATCAAGATCCTGCAGCCCCGCAGCACCGAACTCAGTAGCGTCGACCAATGCTGCATGGCTGTCTTCGGCCGCCTTGCCCCGAATGTGGACCGCGCCCAGGCGCACGACGAACTCACTGCCATCCAGCGTCAGGCCGCTGAACGATTCAACCGCCCGGCCAACGAGATCTTCCTCACCAGGGCAAGCATCGTCGTTACGCCCGAGCGCCAGAAGAAGATCATGCCCGGCCTGCTGCTGCTCTTCCTGGCCGTCAGCCTGGTGCTGCTCATCGCCTGCGCGAATGTCGCCAATCTCCTGCTCGCTCGCGGCGCAGCCCGCCGGCACGAAATCGGCGTCCGCCTCTCCCTCGGAGCCAGCCGCCTCCGCATCATCCGCCAACTGCTCACGGAGAGCCTCTCCCTCGGCCTGCTCGGGGGCGCCATCGGCATCGGCATCAGCTTCGTCCTGCCCGGCTTCGTACTCAACCGTCTCGCCGACGAACCCCTCACCCTCGACCTTCAACCCGACTACCGCGTCCTGCTCTACACTCTCCTCATCTCGATTCTCGCCAGCGTTGCCTGCGGCCTCATCCCGGCCTTCCACACCACCCGCACCGACCTCCACGCCACTATGAAAGGCGCCGGCGGCAAGACAGGCCGGCCCTCATGGTTGAGAACCTCCCTGCTCGGCGCACAGGTCGCCTTTAGCCTCGTCCTGTTGGCCTCCACCGGACTCCTGGTCCGCGGCCTGCAACGCGCCGCCCGCATCGATCCCGGATTTGATACCCGCGGCGTGGTCCTAATGGCACTCGACCTGGGCCTGCTTGACTACGACGCCGCACGCGCCCAGGACTTCCTCCGCCGCCTCACAGCCCGTGTCTCCGCGCTGCCCGGAGTCACCTCTGTTTCCACCGCCGTCATCGCACCTTTGGGCAACGCCAGAATGCGCACCAGCGTCGCCGTCAATGGACAGGAGGCGTTGGCCAAAAACGGACTCAACAACGTCACCTTCAACGAAGTGTCCCCCGGTTTTCTCGAGACACTGCGCATCCCCCTCATGCAGGGACGCTCCTTTCAGGCTCAGGATCAGGGCCGCAAAGTCGCCATCATCAATCAGGCCATGGCTCAGCGCTTCTGGCCCGGCCTCAATCCGGTGGGCCGGACTTTCACTTCGGACCTCGCCTATGAAGTCATCGGAGTTAGTCGAAATGCCCAGGAAACACAACTGGGCAGGGTGACCGAGCCTTACTACTACTCCCTCTCCGACGGCTCGTCCAGCAGCCAGCTCGTCATTCGTTTCCAGGACACCCAGAACGCGCCCCTATCCGAGCTGACCGCCCTGCCCACCCAGTTCGATCAGGCCGTCCGTCCCCGCTTGCGACTCATGGAGGACTCCATCCAATCGCAGCTTCACGGCGCACGCATGGCCACTTCCATTGGCGGCAGCCTGGGCTTCCTCGCCCTCCTTCTCGCCTGCGTCGGGATCTACGGCGTCACGTCCTTCGTCGTCCAGCAACGTTTCCGCGAAATCGGCATCCGCATGGCACTCGGAGCACAGCGTCGGGACGTCCTACTTCTTCTGCTCCGCCAGAGTCTCCGCGTTGTCGTGGCGGGTTCCCTCATCGGCATGGCCGCCTCCGTAGCCGCCGCTTCCGCTTTGAGGGAGTTCCTCTATGGGCTTAGTCCGCTCGACCCGGCAGCCCACCTCGCGATGACCGCCATCCTGCTGTGCGCAGCCCTGCTGGCCACATTCCTCCCTGCCCGCCGCGCCACCACCATTCAACCCGTCGTTGTGCTCCGTCAGGAGTAATCTACAGCCCGGCCAGAGTCCACGGCTTGCGGTACTCGCGGCGCAGCATCTCGTTAGCCTTCGCGCTGTTCTTGAACTGTTCTTTCGCGCCGTCCCACTGCAGCTTCTCGCCCGTACGCAGCGCAATGTTGCCGATCAGACACGTCGCCGTGCTGTGGTGCCCGATCTCGATGTCGCCCACCGGCTTCTCGCGTGTCTTCAGGCAATCGACGAAGTTCCGCACATGCGGCTGATGCTGGAACGACGTGGTCGCCCGCTCCGCCGTCGTCAGACCCGTGAAGAACTGACCCAGCCCGTTCAGGTCGTCGTATGCCTCCCGCGACCCCTGCGTCACCTTCTCCGAGTGCATCTCCATCTGTGGGATGATCTCGTACCCGGCCCGGTCGATGAACAGCGTCCCCTTCGTCCCCTGCAGCATGATGCCGTAGCTGCCGAAGCTCTTGTTGCCGGGATGCCCGTTCGGTCCGAAGCTGTTGTGGACCAGCGTGGAGTACCGCACCAGCAGGTTGCCCGGGTACTCCCAGACCACCTCCTGCGTGTCCGCGCAGTCGCGGCAGTCGTCGTAAAACCACTTGCCGCCCGAGCTCATCACGGTCAGCGGCGTATCCACGTCCAAAGCCCAATGCACGATATCGATCAGGTGGACGCACCAGTTCGTCAGTTCCCCGCCCGCGTAGTCCCAGAACGCCCGGAAATTCCGCCGCGCCGGATTGTACGGAATTTTCGGCGCCGGACCCAGCCACAGATCCCAGTCCAGCCCCTCCGGCACAGGAGCATCCGCCGGATGCCCCATGCCCTTGTTCGAAGCCGAGAACCCGTGATTCCAGCACTGCGCGAAATGGACCTTGCCGATCCGCCCTTCTTTCACAGCCGCCACGGCCCTCTGGAAGTGCGCGCCCGACCTTTGCTGGATGCCCACCTGCATCACCCGCTTGTGCCGCCGCGCCGCCTCCACCATCAGCCGCCCTTCCCGCACGTTGTGCGAAATGGGCTTCTCCACATAGACATCCTTCCCGGCCTCACAGGCCTGGATCGCGATGAGTGGATGCCAGTGGTCCGGAGTGGCCACCACCACGGCATCCACATCCTTGCGCTCCAGAATGCGCCGGTAGTCGTTGTAGATGTCCGCCTTCCCGGTTAGCATCTTCGCGGCGGTCTCGGCATTCGGCCGGTACACATCGCAAAGCGCCCGGATCTCCACCTCTGGCTGCTTCTGGAAATCGGCCAGATCGCTGCGGCCCATGCCGCCGCAGCCGATCACCGCCACGCCGATCTTGTCGTTGGCCGCCACCGCCTCGGTTGTCGCCGCGGCCGCCACGGCCGGAGTCGCCAGGAAGGTTCTTCTGTTCATCGTTACCAGCCCACCGGCTTTCCTTTGTTCTGTTCGATCAGCCACTTCTCCAGCGGAGCGAAATACGCCCGCACCGCGTTGCCATCCATCTGACGCGTTCCGGTGAGCTTCTCCAGCGCATCCGGCCACGGCTTACTGATGCCCAGTTCCAGTCCTTCCGCCAACCGCTTGCCCGCGTCCTTGTTCCCATAAATCGAGCAGCGGTTCACCGGATCCTTGCAGCCCGACGTCTCGCTCAGCGCCTTGTGGAACTGGAACTGCAGAATGTGCGCCAGGAAATACCGCGTGTAGGGCACGTTCGCCGGCACATGATACTTCGCGCCGGCATCGAAGAACTCTTCGCCACGCGCCGAAGCCGGCGCCACGCCCTGGTACTTTTGCCTCAGCTCCCACCACGCCTGGTTGTACTTGTCCGGCGGCACCTGCCCCGAGTACACCTTCCAGCGCCATTGATCGATCAGCAGCCCGAACGGCAGGAATGCAACCTTGTCCAAAGCCTTCTGCAGCAGCAGCCCGATGTCCTTCGAAGCATCCGGAGCCTTGTTGATCAGCCCCAGCTTGATCAGGTAATCCGGAGTCAGCGACAGCGCAATCGTGTCGCCGATCGCTTCGTGGAACCCGTCGTTGGCGGAATTGCGGAACAGGAACGGCTGCTTGTTGTAAGCCCGCTGGTAGAAGTTGTGGCCCAGTTCGTGGTGAATGACCCCGAAATCCTCTTCCGTAATGTCGATGCACATCTTCACGCGCAGATCGTTGTCGTTGTCCACGTCCCACGCACTGGCATGGCAAACCACATCCCTGTCCCGTGGACGCACAAACAGCGACCGCTCCCAGAACGTTGGCGGCAGCGGCGCGAATCCGAGCGAGGTGAAGAACCCTTCGCCGTACTTCACCATCTGCTGGGCGTCGGTCTTCTTGGTCTTCAGAATCGCGGTCAGATCGTACCCGACATCCGCGTCCTTCGGAGCCAGCAGCGGATACACGTTGTTCCATTGCTGCGCCCAGATATTGCCCAGCAGATGAGCCGGAATCGGCCCTCTTTCCGGCACCGCGTCCTTGCCGTACTTCTCGCGCAGCTTCCAGCGCGTGTAGGCGTGCAGTTGCAGATACAGCGGCTTCACCTGCTCCCACAGGCGGTCCAGCTCTTTCGCGAACTCATCCGGCGGCATGTCGTACTGCGAACGCCACAGGGCACCGGTGTCGGCAAACCCAATCTCTTTCGAGCCCTTATTCGCCAGCTCCACCAGCCGTACGAAGTCCTTCTTCATCGGCGGAGAGATGCTATGCCAGCCCGTCCATGCATCCAGCAACTGCTTCGGATCCCGGCTCGTCGCCATGATCTTCGTGATGTCGTCGATGGTCATGCACTTCGACTGGTCGCCGCCCGGGCAGTACTTGCCCTTGCCGTAGGTGGCGTCCAGCGACGCGGCCAGCTTCGCCGTCTCGGCCGCTTCCTTCGGATCCGCCGGCGCCGGCAGCGTCAGCGACAGCTTCAACAGCAGCAGCTTCCGCCGCAGCACATCATCCACTTTGACGGCATCAAACTTGGCAGCCTCTTTCGCGTACTGCACCGCCAGCGTGGTCAGGCGTTCGCTCGCCTTGGCGTTGATGGCCTCTGTATCCTGCGTGATGAAATTCTGCTGCACCCACTGGGCCTGGCCGGCCTCATTCGTGGCGGCGAACAGCTTCGCTTCCGCATCATCGACAAACTTCTTGGCGTCCTCGGCCGTCGGCTGGTTGCCGCAGGCGGCGAGAAGCAAGGCAACTGGAACAAGCGCAATTCGGCGATCCATGTTGGGTAGTGTATTCCACTCCACAGGTGGACCGTGCAAATCCCTTGACTCCCGTCCCGATTTCCTGTAAGTTCTGTTTAGACAGAACTTTCTGTATGGAAAAGCTAAGCCCAACCTCGGAACGCTTCATCCTCCACTGGGGCGAACTCGGCACCCGCTGGGGCCTCAACCGCACTGTCGCCCAGATCCACGCCCTGCTTTACATCTCGCCGCAGCCCCTGCCGGCCGACGAGATCGCCCGCCTGCTCTCCGTCGCCCGGTCCAACGTCAGCAACAGCCTGCGCGAGCTCCAGGGCTGGGGCATCGTCAAGGTCGTCCATGTCCTGGGCGACCGCCGCGACCACTTCGAATCCCTCAAGGACGTCTGGGAGCTCTTCTACGTCATCCTCGACGAGCGCAAGCGCCGCGAGATCGACCCGACCCTGGCCCTCCTCAAGGAATGCGCCATGGCCGCCGGCGAGAGCACGCCCGAAGACCGCGAAGCCCGCAAGCGCATCCGCGAAATGCTCAACTTCTTCGAGGAGACCAGCTCCCTCTACGACGAGTTCCGCCGCCTGCCCGGCGGAGCCCTGCGCCAGCTCCTGCGCTTCAAAGGCCAGCTCCGGCGCCTCTTCTCCACCGCATCCTGAAACGCATCCCAATCGCCGGGAGGGCGGACCCCCAGGTCCGCGCGGGGTCCCCTGACCCCGCCTCTTCGGCTAACTCAACCAACCCCACCGCCCCAGGAGGACCCATGTGGCGTAGCACTGCCCTGACCACTCTTTTCGCCGTAGCCGCTTCGGCGTTCATCGCCACGACGTTGCAGTCCTACGCCCTGGCGCTTTTCGTCGCTCTGCCCGTCTGCATCGGCCTCCTCGGTGGCCTACTGGCAAACACGCTTGATCCAAGCCGTCGAGGCAGGACCGCATCGTCCCTTGCCCTACTAGCTTGCGGCCTCATCCTGGTCGCAATACGCATCGAAGGAGCCATCTGCCTCCTGATGGCCCTACCCATCGTCGTTCCACTGACACTACTGGGCACCGAATTGAGTAAGACCTTTAGTAACCCCAGGAAGGCAATCGCCCCGGCCCTGCTCCTGGCCCCCCTTCTCAGCGGCATGGAACCTCACCTCCCCATCCGCCCCGCCCTCCGCTCCGTCGAAACCGTAGTCGACATCCAGGCCCCGCCCGAAACCGTCTGGCGGCATGTCATCGAGTTCCCCGACCTCCCACAACCCCGCGAATGGTACTTCCAGGCCGGCATTGCCTACCCCATCCGAGCCCGCATCGAAGGCCGCGGCCCCGGTGCCACGCGCTACTGCGAGTTCTCCACCGGACCCTTCGTCGAACCCATCACCACCTGGGACGAACCCAAACTGCTCGCCTTCCGGGTCACCAGCAATCCCGAGCCCATGCGCGAGCTCTCCCCCTACGACATCCATCCCGCCCACCTGCGCGGCTGGTTCGACTCCAAGCGTGGCCAGTTCCGCCTCGAGCCCCTGCCCAACGGCGGCACTCGCCTGCACGGCACCACCTGGTACACCCAGCGCCTCCAGCCCGAACCCTACTGGTCCATGTGGACAGACGCCATCATCCACCGCATCCACCAGCGGGTTCTCGATCACATTCGCGCTGTATCAGAGGGAGATCGTCAGGGCAGGTCGTCGATCGACTTGGGCCAGTCGGATCCAAGCAGCCGCGACAACGACCGGTCCGCCAGCAGCCGCCCGCCGGTCTGGCAGCGCGGACAGTAGTTGGTCTCGTTCGACGCGTAGCGGATCCGCTGCACCGTCGTGCCGCACTCCGGGCAAGGCTTCTTGAACTTGCCATGCACGGCCATCTCTTCGCGGAACGCCGTCACCTTCTCAGGAAACCCGGTGCCCGCCTCGGCCCGCAGCCGGTCGGTCCACCAGACGAGCGTCGCCTTCGTCGCGTCGTACAGTCGCTCCAGGTCGGCGTCGCTCAGCTTTTGCGACAGCGCCACCGGCGACAGCCGCGCCTTCTGCAGGATCTCATCGGAGTACGCGTTGCCGATCCCGCTGAACAGATGCGGATCGGTCAACGACCGCTTCAAGGTGTGATTCTCGCGCCGCAGCGCGGCCATGAACTCGGCCAGCGTGCATTCCAGCGGCTCCAGCCCGCCCGGATCCAGCGCTCGCACGCCTTCCTCGCCCTGCGCCATATGCAGCGACGCCCGGTGCTGCGTACCCGCCTCGGTGAGGTTCAACGTGCCGCTGGAGAACACAAACGACGCCAGCACCTTGCCCGCTTTGCGTTGCCAGTGCAGCCGCCCGGCGATCATCAGGTGCAGTACCATCCAAACGTCGTTCTCGAAGCCGAACGCAATGCGCTTGCCCACCCGCCGCAGCCGCCGCACCACCTGCCCCTCGGCAGCCTTCACAGGAGGCGTGACGGTCCTCAACAAAAAGGGGGTCTTGAACTCCACCCGCTCCAACCGTTCATTCAGGACCCGCGCTTCCAGCGCCTCGATATAGACCTGAATGTCCGGCAGTTCAGGCATGGCGTTTCGTTTCTCGCAACCACGGCACCAGGGCCGAAGGCCGGTCCGTCTGAATCCCGGTCACACCCTTGTCGATCGCGTCCTGCCAGAACTCCGGCAAGTCGGTCTTGCCCTGGCGGTCCAGAAACACATCACACCCGGCC is a genomic window containing:
- a CDS encoding class IV adenylate cyclase, encoding MHQPSHGPDLPREIEVKLAVSSAEAALQTLDRAGFAPLHERAFESNVLLDNAGGDLLHSRRLLRLREFRNETILTFKGPPEPGRHKTRPEVETCVADRAAMLGILNGLGYASTFRYEKYRTTFQREGEPGLAVLDETPIGVFLELEGPSEWIDETAVKMGFSPEQYILKSYGSLFREYCDANGWHSQDMVFPESA
- a CDS encoding stomatin-like protein, whose product is MEIGGLLVVLVLILLVITILAKTAIVVPQQSAFVVERLGKYAGTLQAGFHILTPFVDVIRYRHSLKEQAIDIPEQVCITRDNVQVAVDGILYLKVLNPERASYGISDFGFAIRQLAQTTLRSEIGKIDLDRTFEERSNINALVVSELDKATEPWGVKVLRYEIKSINPPQDILSAMEKQMRAEREKRATILNSEADRDANINTAEGEKQKVIKASEARKQQQINEAEGQASAILSIASATAEGLRRVAQAINEPGGFEAVQLRVAEQYVTEFGRIAKASSTIVVPSNLGDVASMLSVAMNVIHKQGHTEGNAPTITRPGPAPRDRG
- a CDS encoding NfeD family protein, with the translated sequence MAWWLWLVTGLVLLAGEILTPGGFYLIFFGAGALLVGLVKMLGYDFGLAAEGLLFVAASVAGLLFFRKPLLARFRKLTPVSDVDNLTTEIASAMEEIPVHGMGKVELRGTSWNARNVSDAPIPKSTRCRVERVDGLTLEVRSL
- a CDS encoding Gfo/Idh/MocA family oxidoreductase is translated as MSNENTNRRQFVAGAAALTLASNAMAKSAAANKMAPARVIGANDKINVAVIGVGGRGAYVADKFDKYAQTVKPGACQIVGVCDTYQKRVTAAKDRFKCKGTLDYRELISDPGVDAVIVATPDHWHAPIALAAMDNGKDVYLEKPMCHTVDEVKQLMATVKETGRVLQVGSQTTSADQWWKARKAIEEGRIGKMIMSQGSYHRNSTEGEWNWKIDPAAGPEGKGEDFIDWKMWLGKAPKRSFDADRFFRFRKYWDYSGGIATDLFFHVMAPMNICWSEAQFPVKVSGSGGIYQFKDEREVPDTFHFMAEYAKGFSVVLTSSMANSQHIPGLIRGHEGTIIMVEHGMFESSTPFITVKPEKRVMSADYKSKFGEEVVKIDVEQKDIMFEHIGNFLDCVHSRQKPTLNVETAGHAQVVITMAVQSYRQGKVLYFDEKNFKIVDKPVKA
- a CDS encoding PadR family transcriptional regulator; the encoded protein is MGKKPAPPPDLVPGTLEMLILKTLTHGPMHGYGIAQRLEQLSEGVLQVGEGSLYPALQRLLLNEWAEAEWAVTENNRRARYYRITAAGRRRLAQERAGYDRMSVAIARIMEAV
- a CDS encoding ABC transporter permease, producing the protein MCRLWKRLQWLRHRKQFDADLAEELEFHRQLKQDELQASGLTENESRYAAQRRMGNLALAAEDARGIWLWHSLETLWQDFTYGLRGLARHRGFTLTAVLTLALGIGVNTSLFTGFNAMVFRSWDVRDPGRVAGVFTVHKTPSGEIRYRGMSYPEFTILRDQTKQMAGLVALSNGGPQMRTDPGASSRLSINYVSGDYFQVLGIDAAWGRTFTREEDQLADPSAVLVLSHAVWVSQFGSDRSIVGRTISLNYKPFVVLGVLPENFKGTDMVGPDLWTPLAAIKILQPRSTELSSVDQCCMAVFGRLAPNVDRAQAHDELTAIQRQAAERFNRPANEIFLTRASIVVTPERQKKIMPGLLLLFLAVSLVLLIACANVANLLLARGAARRHEIGVRLSLGASRLRIIRQLLTESLSLGLLGGAIGIGISFVLPGFVLNRLADEPLTLDLQPDYRVLLYTLLISILASVACGLIPAFHTTRTDLHATMKGAGGKTGRPSWLRTSLLGAQVAFSLVLLASTGLLVRGLQRAARIDPGFDTRGVVLMALDLGLLDYDAARAQDFLRRLTARVSALPGVTSVSTAVIAPLGNARMRTSVAVNGQEALAKNGLNNVTFNEVSPGFLETLRIPLMQGRSFQAQDQGRKVAIINQAMAQRFWPGLNPVGRTFTSDLAYEVIGVSRNAQETQLGRVTEPYYYSLSDGSSSSQLVIRFQDTQNAPLSELTALPTQFDQAVRPRLRLMEDSIQSQLHGARMATSIGGSLGFLALLLACVGIYGVTSFVVQQRFREIGIRMALGAQRRDVLLLLLRQSLRVVVAGSLIGMAASVAAASALREFLYGLSPLDPAAHLAMTAILLCAALLATFLPARRATTIQPVVVLRQE